One genomic window of Haliotis asinina isolate JCU_RB_2024 chromosome 4, JCU_Hal_asi_v2, whole genome shotgun sequence includes the following:
- the LOC137281400 gene encoding heparan-sulfate 6-O-sulfotransferase 2-like, with amino-acid sequence MKAWKGALVGLLGLVIASILFFGYFCFDSNSCALTHQSVTPAYRTDLDAFLAGAYNRHSFSEEDVVRDLDMNTEEDVFVFLHIQKTGGTTFGKHLVDDLDVDPPCFCYKRKKKHCDCFTKNRRIWLFSRYSTGWSCGLHPDWTELTACVDKMMNKKEKMKRKRRYLYVTILRNPVKRFLSEWLHVQRGATWKTAKLACNNRSATLEEVPFCYDTVDWKNVSIEEFMNCPHNLAINRQSRMLANLTLVNCYNTSGMSTDQRNAKILESAKENLRKLSFFGLTEVQNLTQKLFEHTFGLEFAEDFIQWTSTRSSQNNLPKSVIDRIIELNKNDILLYQYAKDLFYQRVAEMTKDLESDSPERI; translated from the exons ATGAAAGCGTGGAAGGGAGCGTTAGTCGGGCTTCTAGGGTTGGTTATCGCTTCGATACTGTTCTTTGGATACTTTTGTTTTGATTCTAACTCGTGCGCTCTCACACACCAAAGTGTTACGCCGGCGTATAGAACGGATCTCGATGCATTTCTAGCGGGAGCTTACAACAGACACAGTTTCAGTGAGGAGGATGTTGTGCGAGATTTAGACATGAATACCGAGGAAGATGTGTTTGTTTTCCTCCATATTCAGAAAACCGGGGGAACGACGTTTGGTAAACATTTGGTAGACGATTTAGATGTGGACCCGCCGTGCTTCTGTTATAAGCGGAAAAAGAAGCATTGCGACTGTTTTACGAAGAACAGAAGGATCTGGCTGTTTAGTCGTTACTCAACTGGCTGGTCATGTGGCCTCCACCCAGACTGGACAGAGCTGACCGCTTGTGTTGATAAAATGATGAATAAGAAGGAAAAAATGAAACGGAAGAGAAG atatcTGTACGTGACGATCCTTCGAAATCCAGTAAAGAGATTCCTAAGTGAATGGCTGCACGTTCAGCGCGGTGCAACATGGAAAACAGCCAAGCTGGCTTGCAACAACAGATCTGCCACATTGGAAGAGGTCCCCTTCTGTTACGACACAGTTGACTGGAAAAATGTGTCAATAGAAGAATTCATGAACTGCCCACATAACCTGGCCATAAATCGCCAGTCTCGAATGCTGGCAAACCTAACTCTTGTCAACTGCTATAACACGAGCGGAATGTCAACAGACCAGCGCAATGCCAAAATTTTAGAAAGTGCTAAAGAAAATCTGCGCAAACTGTCTTTTTTCGGCTTGACCGAGGTCCAGAATTTGACTCAGAAGTTGTTCGAACATACCTTTGGATTAGAGTTCGCTGAGGATTTCATCCAATGGACGTCCACACGAAGCAGTCAAAATAATCTTCCTAAGTCAGTTATTGATCGAATTATTGaattaaataaaaatgatataCTCTTGTACCAGTATGCAAAGGATTTGTTTTATCAGCGTGTTGCAGAAATGACGAAAGACCTTGAGTCAGACTCTCCAGAGAGGATTTGA